A window from Verrucomicrobiia bacterium encodes these proteins:
- a CDS encoding 2'-5' RNA ligase family protein translates to MRFYVCIPLPVRLKEKVSTFSKEWEVQSKSEPHITIIVPRSLPEGVGLRELTGAIAGALSSVRPFIIQCREVGQFDDKQVIHLPIERSSGFADLHQALRTEIERVAGVDVAKFAHVPEPHITLASGMSPEKAEPIWDAAHQIDWTDEFACKELHLMVRGPDDPRWIVSTAFHL, encoded by the coding sequence ATGCGTTTTTATGTTTGTATCCCATTGCCAGTACGGCTGAAAGAGAAAGTCTCGACGTTTAGTAAGGAGTGGGAAGTGCAGTCAAAGTCTGAGCCGCACATTACCATTATCGTTCCGCGCAGTCTCCCGGAGGGGGTAGGCTTACGGGAGCTAACCGGGGCGATCGCCGGTGCTCTAAGCTCTGTGCGGCCTTTCATCATCCAATGCCGAGAGGTGGGACAGTTCGATGACAAGCAGGTCATCCACCTTCCCATTGAGCGGAGCAGTGGTTTTGCCGATCTGCACCAAGCCTTGCGCACAGAAATCGAGAGGGTGGCAGGGGTCGATGTTGCAAAGTTCGCCCATGTCCCAGAGCCGCACATTACCCTGGCTTCAGGTATGTCACCGGAAAAAGCAGAGCCCATTTGGGACGCTGCCCACCAAATAGATTGGACCGATGAGTTTGCCTGCAAGGAGCTTCATCTCATGGTCAGGGGACCAGATGACCCCCGCTGGATCGTTTCCACCGCCTTTCACCTATAA
- a CDS encoding GrpB family protein, whose amino-acid sequence MITKREYSIEPYNPAWPLLFQEEAEVVRGIFGEHARAIHHVGSTSVPEMQAKPQIDILVLVDNLEVSDKHIPDFEAAGYTSFGDPFGIGARMFSRVEGNRKLSNVHVHIPSNPYVQQFLLVRDYLRVKPERATEYGSLKARLSTEFPDDYQAYRDGKKGYLDEVFAEAKAYFGKE is encoded by the coding sequence ATGATTACCAAGCGCGAATACTCCATCGAGCCCTACAATCCTGCGTGGCCATTGCTGTTCCAAGAAGAAGCAGAAGTGGTGCGGGGTATCTTTGGTGAGCATGCCCGGGCAATCCACCATGTAGGGAGCACTTCGGTGCCGGAGATGCAGGCCAAACCACAGATAGACATCCTGGTACTAGTGGACAACCTTGAGGTCTCCGACAAACACATCCCAGATTTTGAGGCTGCAGGGTATACCTCTTTTGGTGACCCGTTTGGTATTGGTGCACGCATGTTTTCCCGAGTGGAGGGAAATAGGAAGCTTTCCAACGTCCATGTGCACATACCTAGCAACCCCTATGTTCAGCAGTTTCTCTTGGTGCGTGACTACTTGCGGGTAAAGCCGGAGAGAGCCACAGAATACGGCAGCCTTAAAGCACGCCTCAGTACCGAGTTTCCCGATGACTACCAGGCATATCGGGATGGGAAGAAGGGTTATTTAGATGAGGTTTTTGCCGAGGCA
- the rplJ gene encoding 50S ribosomal protein L10 yields the protein MPKTRVQKEQLLAAFSDRMNRSQSVVFVSTIGIKVNEVEMMRDTLFEHGLQLQVAKNSLLKRALTELKLEVPEELLDQPLALIYSYDDAVAAPKQAAAFKKEVEALNILGGIAGGVYLTPAQVNAYAKLPSREQLLAQLVGTINAPVSGFVNVLAGNVRSIVNVLGAIRDSKQAA from the coding sequence ATGCCAAAGACACGCGTCCAAAAAGAGCAGTTGCTCGCCGCGTTTTCCGACCGCATGAACCGTTCCCAGTCTGTGGTCTTCGTGAGCACCATTGGGATTAAGGTGAATGAGGTTGAGATGATGCGCGACACCCTGTTCGAGCACGGTCTTCAGCTTCAGGTGGCTAAAAACAGCCTCCTCAAACGTGCGCTCACCGAGCTCAAGCTTGAGGTCCCTGAAGAACTGCTTGATCAGCCTTTGGCCCTCATCTACTCCTACGATGATGCCGTAGCCGCTCCAAAGCAGGCTGCAGCGTTTAAGAAAGAGGTTGAGGCGCTTAACATCCTCGGCGGAATCGCCGGTGGTGTCTATCTAACTCCGGCGCAAGTCAACGCGTACGCCAAGCTTCCAAGCCGCGAGCAACTCCTTGCTCAGTTGGTTGGAACCATCAACGCACCTGTATCTGGCTTCGTCAATGTGCTTGCTGGCAATGTCCGCAGTATCGTCAATGTTCTTGGCGCTATCCGCGACTCCAAACAAGCCGCCTAA
- the rplL gene encoding 50S ribosomal protein L7/L12, translating into MADSKYAKLIEQIETLSVLELSELVKELEEKFGVSAAAPMMMGAMPAAGAADAEPVEEKTSFTVVLTDGGANKIGAIKAVREVRPDLGLKEAKDLVDGAPKNVLENVKKEEADAAVEKLKAGGATVEVK; encoded by the coding sequence ATGGCAGACTCTAAGTACGCAAAGCTCATTGAGCAGATTGAGACCCTATCAGTTCTTGAGCTATCTGAGCTCGTTAAGGAACTTGAAGAGAAGTTTGGTGTTTCCGCTGCAGCCCCTATGATGATGGGCGCTATGCCAGCTGCTGGTGCTGCTGACGCTGAACCAGTTGAAGAGAAGACCTCTTTCACTGTTGTTCTTACTGACGGTGGTGCAAACAAGATCGGCGCCATTAAGGCTGTCCGTGAAGTTCGCCCAGACCTAGGCCTTAAAGAAGCTAAGGATCTCGTAGACGGCGCTCCTAAGAACGTTCTTGAGAACGTTAAGAAGGAAGAAGCTGATGCTGCGGTTGAAAAGCTTAAGGCTGGTGGCGCAACTGTAGAAGTAAAATAA